In one Culex quinquefasciatus strain JHB chromosome 2, VPISU_Cqui_1.0_pri_paternal, whole genome shotgun sequence genomic region, the following are encoded:
- the LOC119766205 gene encoding uncharacterized protein LOC119766205, producing MQQAATRILFFADITGKVYGAAPEKDKLPESIGTSNAIEFHRKWKLVHLSWTDCSAKHRSRMVLIGSSHRCWKCCIPLEGLLPPNGMLLLWVPRPFNMRRDNVDG from the exons aTGCAGCAAGCTGCAACGCGGATACTGTTTTTCGCCGATATTACAGGAAAAGTTTATGGAGCAGCACCGGAAAAGGACAAACTGCCGGAGAGCATCGGAACATCCAACGCCATCGAATTCCACCGCAAGTGGAAACTTGTTCATCTCAGCTGGACAGATTGTTCCGCTAAGCATCGTTCTCGCATG GTTCTAATTGGTTCGTCGCACCGCTGCTGGAAGTGTTGCATTCCTCTTGAAGGACTGCTTCCTCCAAACGGGATGTTGTTGCTGTGGGTGCCGCGGCCGTTCAACATGCGTCGGGACAATGTCGATGGGTGA